In one Cytobacillus sp. IB215665 genomic region, the following are encoded:
- a CDS encoding sigma-Y antisigma factor component, with product MTSEELVVIPIVAIILITQSTLLFFDARKHGYNYWLWGIIGLIQAPMPSLFYVLFVRRGGYYFNRRNNKHKK from the coding sequence ATGACTAGCGAAGAATTAGTTGTTATACCAATTGTAGCCATCATACTAATTACTCAAAGTACCTTGTTATTTTTTGACGCTAGAAAACATGGCTATAACTATTGGTTGTGGGGAATCATTGGGTTAATACAAGCCCCTATGCCATCGTTATTTTATGTGCTATTTGTGAGAAGAGGTGGATACTATTTTAATAGGAGAAATAATAAGCACAAAAAATGA
- a CDS encoding YxlC family protein, with protein MTKNKLTHIDDKKSYKSTVEEVNKGLASIDNQFSIETPDLNWLEQKIVADKLALRKRFIRDLLIYILITLTVGSGLIVILTKSPAIFVALQLVVTAILPIIVYFTKEKQVADG; from the coding sequence GTGACGAAAAACAAATTAACACACATAGACGACAAAAAAAGCTATAAGAGCACTGTGGAAGAGGTTAATAAAGGCTTAGCAAGTATCGATAATCAGTTCTCAATCGAAACACCAGATTTAAATTGGCTTGAACAAAAAATAGTAGCGGATAAATTAGCTTTGAGAAAGAGGTTTATACGAGATTTACTCATATACATTTTGATAACCTTGACCGTAGGCTCCGGATTAATTGTGATATTAACTAAATCGCCAGCAATTTTTGTTGCATTACAACTTGTTGTCACTGCCATCCTTCCAATTATCGTTTATTTTACAAAAGAGAAGCAGGTGGCTGATGGATGA
- the sigY gene encoding RNA polymerase sigma factor SigY, whose product MQEQELIEKAKGGDSRAFAILFQDHYPFLVKYLIKVTMNYNLAEELAQETMTKCIEKIRLYNGKSAFSSWLISIATNVYIDQCRKNKREKKWLEQMQALREMKWQFETQNEDWTDVNQVLGQLSSNYRIPIVLKHYYGYTYEEISKMLNISVGTAKSRIHYGIDKIRRELKISDEKQINTHRRQKKL is encoded by the coding sequence ATGCAGGAACAAGAACTGATAGAGAAAGCAAAGGGAGGAGATTCAAGAGCTTTTGCAATATTATTTCAAGATCATTATCCCTTTTTAGTAAAGTATTTAATAAAAGTCACTATGAATTACAATTTGGCAGAGGAACTTGCTCAAGAAACGATGACAAAATGCATTGAAAAAATAAGGTTATACAATGGGAAGTCGGCTTTTTCTTCGTGGCTTATTTCTATCGCTACAAATGTTTATATAGATCAATGTAGAAAGAACAAACGTGAAAAAAAATGGCTTGAACAAATGCAAGCTTTGCGAGAAATGAAATGGCAGTTTGAAACCCAAAATGAGGATTGGACCGATGTTAATCAAGTATTGGGACAATTATCTAGTAATTACCGGATCCCCATTGTACTAAAGCATTATTATGGATATACGTATGAAGAAATATCAAAAATGCTTAATATATCAGTAGGTACGGCTAAATCACGTATTCATTATGGAATAGATAAGATTAGAAGGGAGTTGAAAATTAGTGACGAAAAACAAATTAACACACATAGACGACAAAAAAAGCTATAA
- a CDS encoding NAD(P)/FAD-dependent oxidoreductase, translating to MNFDYDVIIVGAGPAGIFTSYEISLKMPHANVLLIDKGHDIYSRHCPILEKKIQKCPPPAGKKDFSGCLPACSITNGFGGAGAYSDGKFNITSEFGGWMTDYLPNSEVVDLIKYVDQINLQHGATETITDPLTSKVRDIEKRGYAAGLKLLRAQVRHLGTEQNLQILQSIYEYLKRKIEMKFKTEVTDIITERVDGHHTVKGIELTNGEIITSKKVVIVPGRDGSAWLSNIFRKRRLNMINNQVDIGVRVETSDIVMEEINTHLYEGKFVFNSSVGTTVRTFCSNPSGHVVVENHSGIMLANGHSYKDPNLGSSNTNFALLVSHKFAEPFDQPNEFAHEVSRLANRLSNGGIIVQKYGDILKGRRSTEKRMKEGFLEPTLKEAVPGDLGLVLPYNTMKSLIEMTEALNHVTPGLASEHTLFYGVEAKFYSARPNLNNKFESEIDGLYVGGDGAGITRGLAQAGACGVWIARDIIEAIK from the coding sequence ATGAATTTTGATTATGATGTAATTATTGTCGGTGCAGGACCAGCTGGTATTTTTACTAGTTATGAAATTTCCTTAAAAATGCCACATGCCAATGTCCTATTAATAGATAAAGGTCACGATATATACAGTAGACATTGTCCAATTCTAGAGAAAAAGATCCAAAAATGCCCTCCACCAGCTGGAAAAAAAGATTTCTCTGGTTGTTTACCAGCATGTTCAATAACAAACGGTTTCGGTGGAGCAGGAGCATACTCTGATGGAAAATTTAATATTACAAGTGAATTTGGCGGATGGATGACAGATTACCTGCCTAATTCTGAAGTAGTTGATCTTATAAAATATGTTGATCAAATTAACTTACAACACGGAGCTACAGAAACAATTACAGACCCCTTAACTTCAAAAGTTCGCGACATTGAAAAAAGAGGTTATGCAGCAGGCTTAAAATTATTACGTGCACAAGTTCGTCACCTTGGAACAGAACAGAATCTTCAAATACTACAAAGTATTTATGAATACTTAAAAAGAAAAATAGAGATGAAATTTAAAACTGAAGTTACCGATATCATTACTGAAAGGGTTGATGGTCATCATACCGTTAAGGGAATCGAACTTACGAACGGTGAAATTATAACATCTAAAAAAGTCGTTATTGTTCCTGGACGTGACGGTTCTGCGTGGCTATCAAATATATTTAGAAAACGACGACTTAACATGATAAATAACCAAGTAGATATCGGTGTTCGGGTAGAGACATCAGATATAGTGATGGAGGAAATTAATACACATTTATATGAGGGTAAATTTGTATTCAATTCTTCTGTAGGTACAACGGTTCGGACGTTTTGTAGTAATCCATCTGGTCATGTTGTTGTCGAAAACCATTCTGGGATCATGTTAGCTAACGGACATTCGTACAAAGATCCTAATCTAGGAAGTAGTAATACTAACTTCGCTTTACTCGTATCACATAAATTTGCTGAACCATTCGATCAACCAAATGAGTTTGCTCACGAAGTATCTAGATTAGCAAACCGTTTATCAAACGGTGGGATTATCGTTCAAAAGTATGGTGATATATTAAAAGGTCGCCGTTCAACTGAAAAAAGAATGAAGGAAGGGTTTTTAGAACCAACTTTAAAAGAAGCAGTACCTGGGGATTTAGGCCTTGTATTACCTTATAACACGATGAAAAGTTTAATAGAGATGACAGAAGCACTTAACCATGTAACTCCTGGTCTTGCATCTGAACATACACTTTTTTACGGAGTTGAAGCAAAGTTTTATTCTGCACGACCGAATCTTAATAATAAGTTTGAATCTGAAATAGATGGACTTTATGTTGGTGGTGATGGGGCTGGTATCACTCGTGGTCTTGCTCAAGCTGGTGCATGTGGTGTATGGATCGCCCGTGATATTATAGAAGCAATTAAATAG
- a CDS encoding DMT family transporter — protein sequence MKTKISTSKKSAAMVGMIVAMSIFGSIGFVAAKTGLHAFELVFVRCVFASFFLGVFWLLTGKFASEKWNKHEVKQIIFCGLILVLNWVFLFKAFEMMSVTVAVSIYYLAPVIVLLLGSLFYKEKLTVVTVITISVCFLGTMLVSGLGTNTPFNQLLSSGLIWAFLAAVLYAFLTLLSKNIRQLSSYAVTVIQTTLGAVLLLPFINFDAFVGLDTSNWIAVTLIGSLHTGVVYFLFFGSVRHLSAGLISALVFLDPIVAILLDTIITGFRPSLLQMIGIVLTFIGMAITLMLSQNKRSTKVDESAAS from the coding sequence GTGAAGACAAAGATCTCAACATCAAAGAAATCGGCAGCTATGGTTGGCATGATTGTAGCTATGAGTATTTTCGGATCTATTGGATTTGTAGCTGCAAAAACTGGACTTCATGCGTTTGAATTAGTTTTTGTGAGATGTGTTTTTGCTTCATTCTTTTTAGGCGTATTTTGGTTATTAACAGGAAAATTCGCTTCGGAAAAGTGGAACAAACATGAAGTAAAACAAATTATTTTTTGTGGCCTTATATTAGTATTAAATTGGGTGTTTCTTTTTAAAGCATTCGAAATGATGTCTGTCACCGTTGCTGTATCAATTTATTATTTAGCCCCGGTGATTGTTTTACTACTTGGTAGTCTTTTTTATAAAGAGAAGTTAACAGTAGTGACTGTTATAACGATAAGTGTCTGTTTTCTAGGGACAATGCTCGTTTCGGGTTTAGGAACTAATACACCATTTAACCAATTGCTCTCATCTGGTCTCATTTGGGCATTTTTAGCAGCGGTGCTATATGCTTTTCTTACACTATTAAGCAAAAACATTCGCCAATTAAGTTCATATGCAGTGACTGTCATTCAAACAACACTCGGTGCAGTTTTGTTATTACCTTTTATTAATTTTGATGCGTTCGTGGGGTTAGACACAAGTAATTGGATTGCTGTCACACTCATCGGATCTCTCCATACAGGTGTTGTCTATTTTTTGTTCTTTGGAAGCGTGAGACATCTTTCTGCTGGTTTAATATCAGCGTTAGTATTTTTAGATCCAATTGTAGCCATTCTACTCGATACAATAATTACAGGTTTTCGACCTAGCTTATTACAAATGATTGGCATTGTGCTCACATTTATAGGCATGGCGATTACTTTAATGTTGTCACAAAATAAACGATCTACAAAGGTGGATGAGTCTGCAGCATCATAA
- a CDS encoding cold-inducible protein YdjO-related protein — protein MVFGKKVIKEIETEETKIWVCSSELCNCWVRDNFRSKDQTTCPACNSEMEMAFKELEIVHNNSIIS, from the coding sequence ATGGTATTTGGCAAAAAGGTTATCAAAGAAATCGAAACAGAAGAAACAAAAATATGGGTATGCTCATCTGAGTTGTGTAATTGTTGGGTGAGAGATAATTTTAGAAGTAAAGACCAAACTACTTGCCCAGCTTGTAATAGTGAGATGGAGATGGCATTTAAAGAGTTGGAAATCGTTCACAATAACTCCATTATTTCATAA
- a CDS encoding LPXTG cell wall anchor domain-containing protein produces the protein MMKTNIIQQNHSITYIGFLLLSIISLVSLRKIKKIESKRLEMKEKIAEFHGRI, from the coding sequence TTGATGAAGACAAATATTATTCAGCAAAATCATAGTATCACTTATATAGGATTTTTGCTTCTTTCTATAATATCATTGGTATCTCTGCGTAAAATTAAAAAAATCGAGAGTAAAAGACTTGAAATGAAAGAAAAAATTGCTGAATTTCATGGGAGAATTTAA
- a CDS encoding MarR family transcriptional regulator, which yields MDDYLNHVGFNLKVVARTLTNIQNNKLEQHGVTIAQYRVLYHLKEKEGLSQSELLDALQIKPSSLTGLIEQLENKELVTRKCDSKDGRLKRLYLTNHGSEKIEKLWNIIVDLENELTSGFSPEEKALLLSWLKKLKKNTCKEANE from the coding sequence ATGGATGATTATCTCAACCATGTTGGTTTCAACTTAAAAGTAGTTGCTAGAACACTTACAAATATACAGAATAACAAATTAGAGCAGCACGGAGTAACGATCGCACAATACCGCGTTCTTTATCATCTAAAAGAAAAGGAGGGTTTATCACAGTCAGAACTCCTTGATGCTTTGCAAATTAAACCTTCCTCATTGACAGGGTTAATTGAACAGCTTGAGAATAAAGAACTTGTGACAAGAAAATGTGACAGTAAAGACGGCCGGTTAAAGAGGCTTTATTTAACTAATCATGGGTCCGAAAAGATTGAAAAGCTATGGAATATCATTGTCGATTTAGAAAATGAGCTTACAAGTGGATTTTCACCTGAAGAAAAGGCCCTATTGTTATCCTGGTTAAAGAAGTTGAAAAAAAATACTTGCAAAGAAGCAAATGAATAA
- a CDS encoding MATE family efflux transporter — MNNRSEILGTEPIPKLLSKLSIPAMIGMLVMSLYNVVDTIFIAKGVGTLGVAGVSIAFPLQLILSSIAAAIGIGGSAVISIKLGQKKQEEANHVFGNFLALLLGLNFIAIILGLLFLEPLLRLFGATDSILPYAMDYLSIILFGMIFFAFAMSSNNIVRAEGNAKTAMITMIVSSIINIILDPIFIFTLNMGVKGAAIATIISQVVAALYIFNYFFIKKKSSLSISFKHLKLKLSYIKSIITIGSSAFIRQIAGSIMFVAVNRMLIIYGGELGVAVFGMIHKVMALSVMPMFGVIQGLQPIVGFNHGAKQPERVNDTVMLSIKVTTIISAAVFVIVLVFAKPLISIFTSDVQAITMGEHALRIIFALMVTVGFQMVIGGVYQALGKAKPAFILSMARQVLFLIPLVLLLPRLFGLTGVWLAFPLADLFAFIITFAYAWKDRIITWKKQTQNSNANASA, encoded by the coding sequence ATGAATAATAGAAGTGAAATATTAGGTACCGAACCAATACCCAAACTATTGTCTAAGTTATCCATCCCTGCAATGATCGGCATGTTAGTTATGTCGCTTTATAACGTTGTTGATACAATTTTTATTGCTAAAGGTGTAGGAACGCTTGGAGTTGCTGGTGTATCAATAGCCTTTCCTTTGCAATTAATATTGTCGTCAATTGCTGCTGCCATTGGTATAGGTGGTTCGGCAGTCATATCAATCAAACTTGGGCAAAAGAAGCAAGAAGAAGCTAATCATGTTTTTGGTAATTTTCTTGCTCTATTACTCGGCTTAAACTTCATAGCAATTATTCTTGGCCTTTTATTTCTAGAACCGTTACTACGACTTTTCGGTGCAACAGATTCCATCCTTCCTTATGCAATGGATTATTTAAGCATTATTTTATTTGGAATGATCTTTTTTGCATTTGCCATGTCTTCGAACAATATTGTACGCGCAGAAGGTAACGCAAAAACAGCCATGATAACAATGATTGTTTCATCGATTATTAATATTATCCTTGATCCTATATTTATTTTCACATTAAATATGGGTGTCAAAGGTGCTGCAATCGCTACTATTATTTCACAAGTTGTAGCAGCGTTATATATATTTAATTATTTCTTTATAAAAAAGAAAAGTAGCTTGAGTATTTCATTTAAACATCTCAAATTAAAACTATCATATATTAAATCCATTATAACTATCGGTTCTTCTGCTTTCATTAGACAAATTGCAGGTAGTATTATGTTTGTTGCAGTAAATAGGATGTTAATCATTTACGGTGGTGAGCTTGGAGTAGCCGTATTCGGAATGATTCATAAGGTAATGGCTCTATCTGTCATGCCGATGTTCGGAGTTATTCAAGGCTTGCAACCTATTGTTGGCTTTAACCATGGTGCAAAACAACCTGAACGTGTGAACGATACAGTAATGTTATCCATTAAAGTAACAACAATAATTTCAGCTGCGGTATTCGTAATTGTTCTAGTATTTGCAAAACCATTAATTTCAATATTCACTTCTGATGTTCAGGCAATTACGATGGGCGAACACGCGCTCAGAATCATATTTGCACTTATGGTCACAGTTGGTTTCCAAATGGTTATTGGAGGCGTTTATCAAGCACTCGGGAAAGCTAAACCGGCATTCATTCTATCAATGGCTCGCCAAGTATTATTTTTAATCCCACTAGTTTTATTATTACCTCGTCTGTTTGGGTTAACAGGCGTGTGGCTTGCTTTCCCGCTCGCTGATTTATTTGCATTTATCATAACTTTCGCCTATGCATGGAAAGATCGTATAATTACTTGGAAGAAACAAACACAAAATAGCAATGCAAATGCCTCCGCATAG
- a CDS encoding HAMP domain-containing methyl-accepting chemotaxis protein, with product MKIKTKLLLSYSSLIIILIILGSYAIVNIAHINENGKNIVDERLVPTSSIGRIAQYASNTRIQMLQALVNEDSSMTAKAKNSMDTVDQMLLYYRENSMTADEKEIFQQLEDDWELFKERVTTNIEFILQGQYEKARDGIALGGDQFDKVEDKIGKLMKLNIDLANDLSLQNNKIYQSTKTLLLIGLVLAIIISFVIALIAGRKITNPLKTISMRVSQIADGELTGEPIKIKTKDELSLLGNDINTMQDNLRVLVNNAAEAGDQLAAAAEELSASTGQSSLATEQMATLTQHSAERVEQQLQGINDISSTIKKVSDNTLEIALNSSDMVEISKKATAASENGSIIVTKVVEQMKMITDIVTDSTSQIFQLDQKSNKISNIIDIITDISEQTNLLALNAAIEAARAGENGKSFAVVADEVRKLAEETKHSASQIASVLHEIQNETRSSVKHMSEGTDKVNEGITLTEEVNVVFSNISQLISDVATKVDEVMGSIQMMAEANEQLVSSSKSVEEMAHSSVLANQESSAASEEQLATTEEITSSAEALSALADTLHNQILKFKTS from the coding sequence ATGAAAATTAAAACAAAGCTGTTACTTTCATATTCATCTTTAATAATAATCCTCATTATACTGGGGAGTTATGCCATTGTTAATATTGCTCATATTAACGAAAACGGCAAAAATATAGTAGATGAAAGACTAGTACCTACCTCTTCAATTGGTAGAATTGCACAGTATGCCAGTAACACACGAATTCAAATGCTACAAGCTTTAGTCAATGAAGATAGCTCAATGACGGCAAAGGCAAAAAATAGTATGGATACCGTTGATCAAATGCTATTATACTATAGGGAAAATTCAATGACTGCTGATGAAAAAGAAATTTTTCAACAATTAGAAGATGACTGGGAGCTATTTAAAGAGCGAGTCACGACAAATATCGAGTTTATTTTGCAAGGTCAATATGAAAAGGCCCGTGATGGCATTGCATTAGGTGGTGATCAATTCGACAAAGTTGAGGATAAGATTGGAAAGCTCATGAAGCTTAATATAGATCTTGCAAATGACCTATCATTACAAAACAATAAAATATACCAATCTACAAAAACGTTATTATTGATTGGTCTAGTCTTAGCAATAATCATATCCTTTGTTATCGCATTAATTGCAGGAAGGAAAATTACTAATCCTTTAAAAACGATAAGTATGCGCGTAAGTCAAATTGCCGATGGAGAATTAACGGGTGAACCCATCAAAATAAAGACTAAAGATGAATTATCTTTGTTAGGAAATGATATAAATACGATGCAAGATAATTTAAGAGTGTTAGTTAATAATGCTGCTGAAGCAGGAGATCAACTCGCAGCAGCCGCTGAGGAACTAAGTGCAAGCACAGGACAAAGTTCACTGGCTACAGAACAAATGGCAACACTCACTCAGCATTCAGCTGAACGTGTTGAGCAACAACTACAAGGTATTAATGATATTTCATCAACAATTAAGAAGGTATCTGACAATACATTAGAAATAGCACTTAATAGTAGTGACATGGTAGAAATCTCTAAAAAAGCAACTGCAGCTTCTGAAAATGGCTCTATTATTGTTACAAAAGTCGTTGAACAAATGAAAATGATCACTGATATCGTAACTGACAGCACAAGTCAAATATTTCAACTTGATCAAAAATCTAATAAGATTAGTAATATTATTGATATTATCACCGATATATCAGAACAGACTAACTTGCTTGCCTTAAACGCTGCAATCGAGGCGGCAAGAGCAGGAGAAAATGGTAAAAGCTTTGCTGTTGTTGCAGATGAAGTAAGGAAACTAGCAGAAGAAACAAAGCATTCCGCATCACAAATTGCTTCTGTATTACATGAGATTCAAAATGAAACAAGAAGTTCTGTAAAACATATGAGTGAAGGTACTGACAAGGTAAATGAAGGCATTACGTTAACTGAAGAAGTAAATGTCGTATTCAGTAATATATCTCAATTAATCTCTGACGTTGCTACGAAAGTAGACGAGGTTATGGGTTCTATTCAAATGATGGCTGAAGCAAATGAACAATTAGTATCTAGCTCAAAATCTGTAGAAGAAATGGCACATTCATCTGTTTTAGCAAACCAAGAAAGTTCTGCAGCTTCTGAAGAGCAATTAGCTACTACAGAAGAAATCACGAGTTCCGCAGAAGCCTTATCTGCCCTTGCAGATACATTGCATAATCAAATATTAAAGTTTAAAACATCTTAA
- a CDS encoding VOC family protein has translation MFRWDGGFIMVSWERFDEGVEWYTTHMGWECLDQVQTPLGKKAFLKMPRLGVVTVKSFDSDIDHFINETGEEGNVRLCFEIGSIENTLNYFEQHNITYSKQVTLVNGLKTFDFYGFENARFTVFENPSEKDNYPDARLLGFGEINARIGVTDISKAVDWYTTHLGFLKVIEDREKGYAHLQTEDAYDFNVHQQSLMDNIFLEKIDEPVRGNPAVRTYFDIRPDKFYETYNRLKDQHMELSEIAGNPLEGWGGFHFFDPDGNRINVWSYRMM, from the coding sequence ATGTTTCGTTGGGATGGAGGCTTCATCATGGTTTCGTGGGAGCGATTTGATGAAGGAGTAGAATGGTATACAACACATATGGGATGGGAGTGTCTAGATCAGGTTCAGACACCACTGGGAAAAAAAGCCTTTTTGAAAATGCCTAGACTAGGAGTAGTTACGGTAAAATCATTTGATTCCGATATAGACCATTTCATAAATGAAACTGGGGAAGAAGGTAATGTAAGGTTGTGTTTTGAAATTGGCAGTATCGAAAATACACTTAACTATTTTGAACAGCATAACATTACTTACTCAAAACAGGTCACATTAGTAAATGGTTTGAAAACATTTGATTTTTATGGATTTGAAAATGCTCGATTTACAGTTTTTGAAAACCCTTCAGAGAAGGATAATTACCCTGATGCTAGACTACTAGGGTTTGGTGAGATCAATGCAAGAATCGGTGTAACTGATATAAGCAAAGCTGTTGATTGGTATACGACTCATCTAGGTTTCTTGAAGGTCATTGAAGACCGAGAGAAAGGATATGCTCATCTTCAAACGGAAGATGCGTATGATTTCAACGTTCATCAACAATCATTAATGGATAATATTTTTCTAGAAAAAATTGATGAACCAGTTAGAGGGAATCCTGCAGTACGTACATATTTTGATATTAGACCGGATAAATTTTATGAAACATATAATAGACTCAAAGATCAGCATATGGAATTATCAGAAATAGCAGGGAATCCATTGGAAGGTTGGGGAGGCTTCCATTTTTTCGACCCAGATGGCAATCGTATTAACGTTTGGTCGTATCGCATGATGTAA
- a CDS encoding DnaJ family domain-containing protein, which translates to MPLKGKPISKEYLEMDTYQRFQKIAKDAGYLPTWLKLQKEISQLVHSCKTEQDVIVINEKISIHNTICPSPMQKNQINLDELEKAKIIW; encoded by the coding sequence ATGCCCTTGAAAGGTAAACCAATATCTAAAGAGTATTTAGAAATGGACACATATCAACGCTTTCAAAAAATAGCAAAGGATGCGGGATATCTACCTACTTGGTTAAAATTACAAAAAGAAATCTCTCAATTAGTACATTCTTGTAAAACAGAACAGGATGTCATAGTCATTAACGAGAAAATTAGTATACATAACACAATATGTCCTAGCCCTATGCAAAAAAATCAAATAAACCTGGATGAATTAGAAAAAGCCAAAATAATTTGGTGA
- a CDS encoding MFS transporter, whose product MKWKDWNQNLKIRLYGEGVINILFSMYFPFMAIYFAEYFGKGKAGLLLVLSQFIALLANLFGGYCADRFGRKKMMVFSYIGTSVAYFLFAMANSPWYESPELTFISFSLVGVWNALYWPASHAMVADVVPEKDRSSVFAVFYMVLNISVVIGPILGGVFFFHYRFGLLVIALLISVIFTIMLQLFVQETVPTFINDNVKEQREWYVFLVEQVKNYRIIATDKIFLMFILGGILLSQTFLQMNLLLSVYISDNVPLQTIFSFRGWSFDVYGEKAFSLILAENGLMVTLFTVLATRIFSHFNEWKLFLTSSILYGIAIILFSSTLNFWALFLIMLIFTTAELMVVGVQESYVAKLAPKHMRGQYYAAASLRYTVGRTIAPLAIPMTIWIGVTQTFYVVGILAFFSAGLFYIMGRLEGRKSNLKIKEYI is encoded by the coding sequence ATGAAGTGGAAAGATTGGAATCAAAATTTAAAGATTCGGCTGTATGGTGAAGGCGTTATTAATATTTTGTTTTCAATGTATTTTCCTTTCATGGCAATCTATTTTGCAGAATATTTCGGAAAAGGTAAGGCCGGATTATTATTAGTTCTCTCACAATTCATTGCTTTACTTGCTAACTTGTTCGGAGGATATTGTGCAGACCGCTTTGGACGTAAGAAAATGATGGTGTTTTCATATATCGGTACCTCTGTAGCATATTTTTTATTTGCTATGGCTAATTCTCCGTGGTATGAATCACCAGAATTAACCTTTATATCATTTTCATTGGTAGGGGTTTGGAACGCTCTATACTGGCCTGCGAGTCACGCTATGGTTGCAGATGTAGTCCCTGAAAAAGATCGAAGCAGTGTCTTTGCTGTTTTTTATATGGTGCTCAATATTTCTGTTGTTATAGGGCCAATCCTTGGTGGGGTATTCTTTTTTCATTATCGTTTTGGTTTACTTGTAATAGCATTACTTATTAGTGTAATCTTTACGATCATGCTTCAGCTCTTTGTCCAAGAAACTGTACCTACCTTTATAAATGATAATGTAAAGGAACAAAGGGAATGGTATGTTTTCTTAGTAGAGCAAGTAAAAAATTATCGAATTATAGCAACTGATAAAATTTTTCTTATGTTTATCTTAGGAGGTATTCTACTTTCTCAAACGTTTTTGCAAATGAATTTATTATTATCTGTTTATATATCCGATAATGTTCCATTACAAACGATCTTTTCTTTTAGGGGATGGTCCTTTGATGTATACGGAGAAAAAGCATTTAGCTTGATACTAGCAGAAAATGGTCTAATGGTGACTCTGTTTACAGTCCTTGCGACGAGAATCTTTAGTCATTTTAATGAGTGGAAATTGTTTCTAACATCCTCAATATTGTATGGCATCGCGATTATATTGTTTAGTAGTACATTGAATTTTTGGGCTTTATTTTTAATTATGTTAATATTCACTACTGCGGAACTCATGGTAGTTGGTGTACAGGAAAGCTATGTTGCCAAACTAGCTCCTAAACATATGAGAGGACAATATTATGCTGCTGCTAGTTTAAGGTATACAGTTGGTCGGACAATTGCACCTCTGGCAATTCCCATGACAATATGGATTGGTGTTACTCAAACATTCTATGTAGTAGGAATACTTGCATTTTTTAGTGCTGGACTATTTTATATTATGGGAAGATTGGAAGGTAGAAAGTCCAATCTGAAGATCAAAGAGTATATATGA